In Arthrobacter citreus, a genomic segment contains:
- a CDS encoding polyprenol monophosphomannose synthase — MRVLTIIPTYNEIESLPKTLQRLRAAVPDSDVLIADDNSPDGTGAYADEIAAVDPQVHVLHRKGKEGLGAAYIAGFRWGLERDYDVLVEMDADGSHKPEQLPLLLEAAEAGADLVIGSRWVSGGSVVNWPLHRKILSRGGSMYSRLMLGIGVRDITAGYRAFQRSTLEKLDLNSVESVGYGFQVDMTFRVARLGLTIKEVPITFVEREFGASKMSGNIVFEAMANVTKWGLGARWKKLTRRG; from the coding sequence GTGCGCGTCCTGACCATCATCCCGACCTACAACGAGATCGAGTCTCTCCCCAAGACGCTTCAGCGGCTGCGGGCGGCAGTGCCCGACTCGGATGTACTGATCGCGGACGATAACAGCCCGGACGGCACAGGGGCGTACGCGGATGAGATCGCCGCCGTGGACCCCCAGGTCCATGTGCTGCACCGTAAAGGCAAGGAAGGCCTGGGTGCCGCCTACATTGCCGGTTTCCGCTGGGGCCTGGAGCGGGACTATGACGTCCTGGTCGAGATGGACGCTGACGGTTCCCATAAGCCTGAACAGCTGCCCCTGCTGCTGGAAGCGGCGGAAGCAGGCGCGGACCTCGTTATTGGCTCACGGTGGGTCTCCGGCGGCTCCGTGGTTAACTGGCCGCTGCACCGGAAGATCCTGTCCCGGGGCGGCAGCATGTACTCGCGCCTCATGCTGGGAATTGGCGTCCGCGACATTACCGCCGGATACCGCGCCTTCCAGCGCAGCACCCTCGAGAAGCTGGACCTCAATTCCGTGGAGTCGGTTGGCTACGGCTTCCAGGTGGACATGACCTTCCGGGTGGCCCGCCTGGGGCTCACCATCAAGGAAGTGCCCATTACCTTCGTTGAACGTGAATTCGGTGCGTCCAAAATGAGCGGCAACATTGTTTTCGAAGCAATGGCCAACGTCACCAAGTGGGGCCTGGGCGCCCGCTGGAAGAAGCTCACCCGGCGCGGCTAA
- a CDS encoding RNA polymerase-binding protein RbpA has protein sequence MSDRSLRGMRLGAQSMETESGVEPAPRQRVEYRCEDGERVFVTFAAEADVPPVWVSKTGKEALLVDGEKPDTSNDKPVRTHWDMLLERRSIEELEQILQDRLTILRERRGERASASK, from the coding sequence ATGAGCGATCGCAGCCTGCGGGGTATGCGCCTCGGCGCGCAGAGCATGGAGACCGAATCCGGTGTTGAGCCGGCTCCCCGCCAGCGGGTGGAATACCGCTGCGAGGACGGCGAACGGGTCTTCGTGACGTTCGCCGCCGAGGCCGACGTTCCTCCGGTCTGGGTTTCCAAGACCGGCAAGGAAGCCCTCCTGGTGGATGGCGAGAAGCCGGACACCAGCAATGACAAGCCGGTGCGTACGCACTGGGACATGCTGCTGGAACGGCGCAGCATTGAAGAGCTCGAGCAGATCCTCCAGGACCGCCTCACGATTCTGCGTGAGCGCCGCGGAGAGCGCGCTTCAGCGTCCAAGTAG
- a CDS encoding SPFH domain-containing protein, with product MSPGTTGLIIILAVLIIFVLVILVKSVKIIPQARAGVVERLGKYQRTLNPGLTILIPFVDRLLPLLDLREQVVSFPPQQVITEDSLVVSIDTVVYFQVTDPRAATYEIANYIHAVEQLTTTTLRNVVGGLNLEEALTSRDRINGQLRGVLDEATGRWGIRVSRVELKAIEPPLSIQDSMEKQMRAERERRATILTAEGTKQAQILNAEGRRQAAILAAEGDAKADILRADGESQAIHKVFEAIHKGRPDQNLLAYQYLQTLPKLAEGTSNKLWIIPSELGEALKGVGSALGNFVPDMPASNGSSPSSPSGNGSAPGRATPPAPAAAPAAPTLADSPDSQL from the coding sequence ATGAGTCCCGGAACCACCGGCCTCATCATCATTCTGGCTGTCCTGATTATTTTTGTCCTGGTCATCCTGGTGAAATCGGTCAAGATCATTCCACAGGCACGCGCGGGCGTCGTCGAACGGCTGGGTAAGTACCAGCGGACGCTGAACCCGGGTTTGACCATCCTGATTCCTTTTGTGGACCGGTTGCTGCCGCTGCTGGACCTCCGCGAGCAGGTGGTCTCCTTCCCTCCGCAGCAGGTCATTACCGAAGACAGCCTGGTGGTTTCGATCGATACGGTCGTTTACTTCCAGGTCACCGACCCCCGGGCCGCCACCTACGAGATTGCCAACTACATTCATGCCGTGGAGCAGCTCACCACCACAACACTGCGTAACGTGGTGGGCGGGCTGAACCTCGAGGAAGCACTGACGTCCCGAGACCGCATCAACGGCCAGCTGCGCGGCGTCCTCGACGAAGCCACCGGCCGCTGGGGCATCCGCGTCTCCCGTGTTGAGCTCAAGGCCATTGAGCCGCCCCTGTCGATCCAGGATTCCATGGAAAAGCAGATGCGTGCCGAGCGTGAACGCCGGGCCACCATCCTGACGGCCGAAGGCACCAAGCAGGCCCAGATCCTGAACGCCGAGGGACGCCGCCAGGCGGCCATTCTCGCGGCCGAAGGTGATGCCAAGGCAGACATTCTTCGGGCCGACGGTGAATCCCAGGCCATTCACAAGGTGTTCGAGGCCATTCACAAGGGACGTCCGGATCAGAACCTGCTGGCGTACCAATACCTGCAGACCCTGCCCAAACTGGCCGAGGGCACGTCCAACAAGCTGTGGATCATCCCCAGCGAGCTGGGCGAGGCACTCAAGGGAGTCGGAAGCGCCCTGGGGAACTTCGTTCCCGATATGCCTGCATCCAACGGGTCCTCGCCGAGTTCACCGTCGGGCAACGGATCGGCACCGGGAAGGGCAACACCGCCCGCACCCGCAGCCGCACCGGCGGCTCCGACCCTGGCTGACTCACCCGACTCCCAGCTGTAG
- a CDS encoding NfeD family protein has translation MQDVYQWLLDYGWAVWLVLFLGLAAIETLTLDLFFAMLSVGALGAMLAAIFGAPLFLQVVVFCIVALLMIVLVRPLALKHLERGPRDQRSNVERLIGAPAFTLEAVSGTAGTVKIGGDIWTARTPDGSSLTAGAPVLVTRIDGATAVVVAAPSGAHSADSHPSEGLTDERGTEQR, from the coding sequence ATGCAGGACGTATACCAATGGCTGCTGGACTACGGATGGGCCGTATGGCTCGTTCTCTTCCTGGGACTTGCCGCCATCGAAACGCTGACTCTGGATCTTTTCTTCGCCATGCTGTCCGTGGGTGCCCTTGGCGCCATGCTGGCAGCGATTTTTGGAGCCCCACTGTTTTTGCAGGTGGTGGTCTTCTGCATCGTCGCGCTGCTGATGATCGTGCTCGTCCGCCCGCTGGCCCTGAAGCATCTGGAGCGCGGCCCACGGGACCAGCGCTCCAATGTTGAACGGCTGATCGGCGCGCCCGCATTCACTTTGGAAGCCGTTTCCGGCACCGCGGGAACCGTGAAGATCGGCGGGGATATCTGGACGGCGCGGACGCCGGACGGATCCAGCCTCACGGCCGGGGCACCGGTCCTGGTGACACGGATCGACGGAGCCACCGCCGTCGTCGTCGCGGCTCCCTCCGGCGCCCACTCCGCGGACTCCCATCCGTCGGAGGGGCTCACTGATGAGCGGGGCACCGAACAGCGCTGA
- a CDS encoding methyltransferase domain-containing protein translates to MPPAPLPFLLCPVCRDPLAESAADTPFLACGRGHRFDAARQGYFNLLTGAGTKFQADTAEMVQARVDFLGAGHYRPMAEELARLVAESVPAAHAVLDAGAGTGYYLQAVSAALPAADVLALDISKFALRRAARALPAATCLVWDVWRPLPLADASVDVVLNVFAPRNAAEFRRVLRDNGILAVVTPQPGHLREIRALAGMLDIGDEKESRVAEALADHFRPGQTQHCEYPMQLSAADIRNVALMGPSARHLDRDALDRNLAPLTGTVPVTAAFSLQLFRAV, encoded by the coding sequence ATGCCCCCCGCTCCCCTGCCTTTTCTGCTGTGCCCGGTATGCCGGGATCCTCTGGCCGAATCCGCAGCCGACACGCCTTTTCTCGCCTGCGGCAGGGGCCACCGGTTCGACGCCGCCCGTCAGGGTTACTTCAACCTGCTGACCGGCGCCGGCACCAAATTTCAGGCCGATACGGCGGAAATGGTGCAGGCGCGCGTCGACTTCCTCGGCGCGGGCCATTACCGTCCCATGGCTGAAGAGCTGGCACGGCTGGTTGCGGAATCCGTTCCCGCCGCACACGCCGTGCTCGACGCCGGAGCCGGCACCGGGTACTACCTGCAGGCCGTCTCCGCGGCACTGCCTGCCGCGGATGTCCTGGCCTTGGACATTTCCAAGTTTGCGCTCCGGCGGGCCGCCCGCGCGCTGCCCGCTGCCACCTGCCTGGTGTGGGATGTATGGCGGCCGCTGCCGCTGGCGGATGCATCGGTGGACGTGGTGCTGAACGTTTTTGCCCCCCGGAACGCCGCGGAGTTCCGCCGCGTGCTCAGGGACAACGGGATCCTCGCGGTGGTCACGCCGCAGCCGGGGCACCTGCGCGAGATTCGTGCGCTGGCCGGAATGCTGGACATCGGCGACGAGAAGGAATCCCGGGTTGCCGAAGCCCTCGCGGACCACTTCCGGCCCGGGCAAACCCAGCACTGCGAATATCCGATGCAGCTGTCCGCGGCGGATATCCGCAACGTGGCGCTGATGGGTCCCTCGGCCCGGCATCTGGACCGGGACGCTCTGGACAGGAACCTTGCGCCGCTAACGGGCACCGTCCCGGTTACTGCCGCTTTCTCGCTGCAGCTCTTCCGCGCCGTCTGA
- a CDS encoding S9 family peptidase, with protein MKPSDLNLLQSVSAPTIHPDGTRAVLSVTRPDFSADAYVGQLWSVPLEGGGAPRRLTRGFADTQPRFSSDGALLGFLRAQQGGKPQLHVVSAAGGEPVQLTDSALGVSWFGFSPDSTRVVFSSRVPQHGRYGTVDGVGPGAEDPRLISTYKYRANGAGYTGDKRSQVFVLDVPALDAEPWIAPVGRAKEDADKTAADGGDGRFPQARQLTSADADASAPVFSADGQQILFTSALHQGADEDLVSDVYALDLAGGEPRRLTNTSGTALLGASHPTPSTDGRWLYFLGQDLSGSGTDFVARNTSLYVLPADLDGPARRLTDPEDTDLAEGGVVPAGGSAVLVFNRTRGSVHLLRIDADGGRETLVGTGQVVHGAAAVDGAVVVSYSDGATMGDAALVEAGGLLQLTDFSAPLRSETRVAEGGEETFASRDGYPVHGWVFLPEGPGPHPVLLNIHGGPFAQFDCAYFDEAQAYAAAGYAVVQCNPRGSAGYGQEHGRVIKEAMGTKDLDDVLAFLEGALKSHPELDAGRLGVMGGSYGGYLTAWTTANDHRFTAAIVERGFLDPLSFVGSADIGWFFSQGYTGEDPEKVLAQSPMARVGDVRTPTLVIHSEEDLRCPVEQAQRYYTALKHNGVSTQLLLFPGENHELSRAGTPWHRRQRFEHILRWWAQWLPTAVNQAAEA; from the coding sequence GTGAAACCAAGTGATCTGAATCTCCTGCAATCAGTCTCCGCTCCTACTATCCATCCGGACGGCACGCGCGCGGTGCTGTCCGTGACCCGCCCCGACTTTTCAGCTGACGCCTACGTGGGCCAGCTGTGGTCCGTGCCGCTGGAAGGCGGCGGTGCTCCGCGGCGCCTGACCCGCGGTTTTGCCGATACCCAGCCGCGCTTTTCCTCCGACGGTGCACTTCTGGGCTTCCTGCGGGCCCAGCAGGGCGGCAAGCCGCAGCTGCATGTGGTTTCCGCCGCGGGCGGAGAACCGGTCCAGCTCACGGACTCCGCCCTGGGTGTCAGTTGGTTTGGCTTTTCCCCCGATTCAACCCGCGTGGTGTTCTCATCCCGCGTTCCCCAGCACGGACGCTACGGGACCGTTGACGGCGTCGGGCCCGGCGCTGAGGATCCGCGGCTGATCAGTACCTACAAGTACCGGGCAAACGGCGCCGGCTACACCGGGGACAAGCGGTCCCAGGTCTTCGTGCTGGATGTGCCGGCTCTGGATGCCGAACCGTGGATCGCTCCGGTGGGGCGGGCAAAGGAGGATGCGGATAAGACTGCCGCCGACGGCGGTGACGGACGTTTTCCGCAGGCGCGCCAGCTCACCAGTGCCGACGCTGACGCCTCGGCGCCGGTGTTCTCCGCCGACGGCCAGCAGATCCTGTTCACGTCGGCACTGCACCAGGGTGCCGATGAAGACCTCGTCTCCGATGTGTACGCCCTTGACCTGGCCGGCGGGGAACCCCGGCGCCTGACGAACACGTCAGGTACTGCACTCCTGGGCGCTTCGCATCCGACGCCCAGCACCGACGGCAGGTGGCTGTACTTCCTGGGTCAGGACCTGTCCGGGTCCGGCACCGACTTCGTGGCCCGCAACACCTCCCTGTATGTCCTTCCGGCTGATCTGGACGGGCCGGCCCGCCGGCTGACCGACCCGGAAGACACCGACCTCGCTGAAGGCGGCGTCGTTCCCGCAGGCGGCTCGGCGGTCCTGGTCTTCAACCGAACCCGCGGTTCCGTTCACCTGCTGCGCATTGACGCCGACGGCGGCCGGGAAACGTTGGTTGGCACGGGACAGGTGGTCCACGGCGCGGCGGCAGTGGACGGCGCCGTCGTCGTGAGCTACTCGGACGGTGCAACCATGGGCGATGCAGCCCTGGTGGAAGCCGGCGGGCTGCTGCAGCTGACGGACTTCTCGGCGCCTCTGCGCTCGGAGACCCGGGTGGCTGAGGGGGGCGAGGAAACGTTCGCTTCCCGGGACGGGTATCCCGTCCACGGCTGGGTGTTCCTGCCCGAGGGCCCGGGCCCGCACCCGGTGCTGCTGAATATTCACGGCGGCCCCTTTGCGCAGTTCGACTGCGCCTACTTTGACGAAGCGCAGGCCTACGCTGCGGCCGGCTACGCCGTGGTGCAGTGCAACCCGCGGGGATCCGCCGGATACGGGCAGGAGCACGGCCGGGTCATCAAGGAAGCCATGGGCACCAAGGACCTTGACGATGTCCTGGCCTTCCTGGAGGGCGCCCTGAAGTCCCATCCGGAGCTCGACGCCGGACGGCTTGGCGTGATGGGCGGCTCCTACGGGGGCTACCTCACCGCCTGGACGACGGCAAATGACCACCGCTTCACCGCAGCCATCGTTGAGCGCGGTTTCCTGGACCCGCTGTCCTTTGTCGGGTCGGCGGACATCGGCTGGTTCTTCAGCCAGGGGTACACCGGCGAGGACCCGGAAAAGGTGCTCGCGCAGAGTCCCATGGCCCGTGTGGGTGATGTCCGGACCCCCACGCTGGTCATCCATTCCGAGGAGGACCTGCGCTGCCCCGTGGAGCAGGCCCAGCGTTACTACACGGCCTTGAAGCACAACGGGGTTTCCACGCAGCTGTTGCTGTTCCCGGGCGAGAACCACGAGCTGTCCCGCGCCGGAACCCCGTGGCACCGGCGGCAGCGCTTTGAGCACATCCTGCGCTGGTGGGCGCAATGGCTGCCGACAGCGGTCAATCAGGCCGCGGAGGCCTAG
- a CDS encoding peptide deformylase — protein MPPIVQLGHPALRGPSLPYDGQLTSGELSAFIELMRRVMHAAPGVGLAAPQLGVPLQIAVMEDRFDADPEISDVRQRHPLPFVTVINPAYTPLGPETVEFYEGCLSFNGYQGVVPRYRAVSLAYTDPAGTLVEQDFEGWQARIAQHETDHVHGTVYVDKVLTRSLCSNAEYLHRWASPSIDEARRTLGF, from the coding sequence ATGCCTCCGATCGTCCAGCTGGGGCACCCCGCCCTCCGCGGGCCGTCCCTCCCCTACGACGGGCAGCTGACGTCCGGTGAGCTGAGCGCCTTCATCGAGCTCATGCGCCGGGTGATGCACGCGGCGCCCGGGGTTGGACTGGCGGCACCGCAGCTTGGCGTGCCGCTGCAGATTGCCGTCATGGAGGACCGGTTCGACGCCGATCCGGAGATCAGCGACGTCCGGCAGCGCCACCCCCTGCCGTTTGTTACCGTGATCAATCCCGCGTACACGCCCCTCGGCCCGGAGACCGTCGAGTTTTATGAAGGGTGCCTCTCCTTCAACGGCTACCAGGGGGTTGTCCCGCGGTACCGCGCCGTGTCGCTGGCCTACACCGACCCCGCCGGCACCCTGGTGGAACAGGACTTTGAGGGTTGGCAGGCGCGGATCGCGCAGCACGAAACCGACCACGTGCACGGGACGGTGTATGTGGACAAAGTCCTGACCCGGTCCCTGTGCAGTAACGCCGAGTACCTGCACCGCTGGGCCTCGCCGTCGATCGACGAGGCCCGGCGGACACTCGGGTTCTAG
- a CDS encoding heme-binding protein: MTEQQPYEVLGAFPGFELRLYPAHLVAQVTVHSVLGAAGSTAFRYLFGYISGQNTSGQHTPGQDTPAQDTPAQDTPAPDPAGELFGTQGAGSARPAQRIPMTAPVLLQAESLADTYTVAFVLPESMSINTAPTPDDPAVSLVVMPEARGAALGFAGRWTDRNCMDHARALGEAVASAGLTPQGHPRFALFDPPYKPWFLRRNEVIQPVL; encoded by the coding sequence ATGACAGAGCAACAGCCTTACGAGGTGCTGGGAGCTTTTCCAGGTTTCGAACTGCGGCTGTACCCCGCGCACCTGGTGGCGCAGGTGACCGTCCACTCGGTGCTGGGGGCGGCCGGAAGCACTGCCTTCCGCTATCTCTTCGGCTACATCAGCGGGCAGAACACCTCCGGTCAGCACACCCCGGGGCAAGACACCCCGGCACAAGACACCCCGGCACAAGACACCCCGGCACCGGATCCGGCCGGTGAACTGTTTGGCACGCAAGGAGCCGGCTCCGCCCGTCCCGCACAGCGCATTCCCATGACGGCACCTGTACTGCTGCAGGCGGAATCACTGGCCGACACCTACACGGTTGCGTTCGTCCTGCCGGAATCCATGTCCATTAACACTGCGCCCACCCCTGATGATCCGGCAGTGTCCCTGGTGGTGATGCCTGAGGCACGGGGAGCGGCACTGGGTTTCGCCGGACGCTGGACGGATCGGAACTGTATGGATCATGCCCGGGCGCTGGGGGAGGCGGTGGCTTCCGCCGGCCTGACCCCGCAGGGACACCCGCGGTTCGCACTGTTCGATCCGCCCTACAAGCCGTGGTTCCTGCGCCGCAATGAAGTGATCCAGCCGGTGCTGTGA
- a CDS encoding DUF4193 domain-containing protein yields MATDYDAPRVKEEDRPSDSLEGLKAQQRGGAMTAVRDVADETDAIDGFELPGADLSGEELLIKVVPAQADEFTCMSCFLVRHRSQIAKEKNGDKYCVDCEG; encoded by the coding sequence ATGGCTACTGATTATGATGCTCCGCGCGTCAAGGAAGAAGACCGCCCCAGCGACTCCCTTGAAGGACTGAAAGCCCAGCAGCGCGGCGGCGCAATGACGGCTGTTCGGGACGTCGCTGACGAAACGGATGCCATCGACGGCTTCGAGCTTCCCGGTGCTGACCTGTCCGGTGAAGAACTGCTGATCAAGGTTGTCCCGGCCCAGGCTGACGAGTTCACCTGCATGTCCTGCTTCCTCGTGCGGCACCGCTCGCAGATCGCCAAGGAAAAGAACGGCGACAAATACTGCGTGGACTGCGAAGGCTAA